In Zalophus californianus isolate mZalCal1 chromosome 17, mZalCal1.pri.v2, whole genome shotgun sequence, one DNA window encodes the following:
- the LOC113935622 gene encoding free fatty acid receptor 2, with amino-acid sequence MTNWRNSLILTAYIVIFLTGLPANLLALRAFVGRVRQPHPAPIHILLLSLTLADLLLLLLLPFKITEAAYDFLWYLPEWLCALTGFGFYSSIYCSTWLLAGISIERYLGVAFPVQYKLSRKPVYGVIAALVAWIMSFGHCTIVIIGQYWNSTHDATNKGGITCYENFTDSQLQVVLPVRLELCLFLFFVPMVITIFCYWRFVWIMLTQPHVGAQRRRRAVGLAVVTLLNFLVCFGPYNISHLVGFYTKKSPLWRAEAVVFSSLNASLDPLLFYFSSSAVRRAFGKGLQILRYRSASLLGRRGRETAEGTNADRGVSQTEGAPSSDFTTD; translated from the coding sequence ATGACCAACTGGCGCAACTCCCTCATCCTCACGGCCTACATCGTCATCTtcctcactggtctccctgccaACCTCCTGGCACTACGGGCCTTCGTGGGACGGGTCCgccagccccaccctgcccccatccACATCCTCCTGCTCAGCCTGACGCTGGCGgacctcctgctgctgctgctgctgcccttCAAGATAACTGAGGCTGCGTATGACTTCCTCTGGTACCTGCCCGAGTGGCTCTGTGCCCTCACGGGTTTCGGCTTCTACAGCAGCATCTACTGCAGCACGTGGCTCCTGGCGGGCATCAGCATCGAGCGCTACCTGGGAGTGGCTTTCCCCGTGCAGTACAAGCTGTCCCGCAAGCCCGTGTATGGAGTGATCGCTGCCCTGGTGGCCTGGATCATGTCCTTTGGTCACTGCACCATCGTGATCATTGGTCAGTACTGGAACTCAACCCATGATGCCACGAATAAGGGTGGCATCACCTGCTACGAGAACTTCACTGATTCTCAGCTGCAGGTGGTGCTTCCCGTGAGGCTGGAGCTGTGCCTCTTCCTGTTCTTCGTCCCCATGGTGATCACTATCTTCTGCTACTGGCGCTTTGTGTGGATCATGCTCACCCAGCCCCACGTGGGGGCCCAGAGGCGGCGCAGAGCTGTAGGGCTGGCTGTCGTGACGCTCCTTAATTTCCTGGTGTGCTTCGGGCCTTACAACATATCCCACCTGGTGGGGTTTTACACGAAGAAGAGCCCCCTGTGGAGGGCAGAAGCCGTGGTGTTCAGTTCCCTCAATGCCAGTCTGGACCCCctgcttttctatttctcttcgtCAGCTGTGCGCAGAGCCTTTGGGAAGGGGCTGCAGATCCTGCGGTATCGGAGCGCCTCCTTGTTGGGACGCAGAGGCCGAGAGACAGCTGAGGGGACAAATGCGGACAGGGGTGTGAGTCAAACAGAGGGAGCTCCGAGTTCTGACTTCACCACAGACTAG